In the genome of Daucus carota subsp. sativus chromosome 9, DH1 v3.0, whole genome shotgun sequence, the window TCGATTTGAATTGGGATatggatttaattttaaaccCGAAATTACTGGATATGGATTTGGGAAAAAAACACTAAAtgataagaaaaattaaattgaaaacGAAGGTCAATATGTGGAAATCAGATTATACTCATCTAAGAAATTAGATTTATAATTGTCATAtaagtgtatatataataatttaaataaaatatgaattatatttcaaCTTTTTTAATTTCCTTCCGGAAAACATCTTCCGACCCGTTTCAAACCGACCAGCTCAATAATTTCGAAGAAATCTGATAAAGGGAAAGTCAAAATccgatttatatataaatttaaaggtccaaatattttttgagtATAATCGAACCCGGTTGGATTGTTCCAAAACATGTGAAACAATCAAAAttgcatattttttaaaagtcaATGTCTGACTTCAGAGAATAAAATGTagatgttaaaatattataatcttaaaagaatattatatatataaatatttcatttttttggaAATCCAAAGCGTACGTATTTATGCTTGAAACCATAATACATCAATTTTAACAGCTCATGAGCAAATAAAAAGGAATTTCGCCGTTTGTCAAATAAATCCAAGAAGAATACAACAATTGTAGGCTATTTCCGGCACTTCATCTCATCGGCACCTTGATATTTCAGTGAATTAACATTCAACGCTGCCGCCGAATAATATTGTAGATGTCAACAATGCGACATAAAGTTGACCACGCCGGCACAAGTGGGTCCTCAGTAACACAAGAAAATACACATACGAGTGTGTGTTAAGTAAATTTGCGGAATATACTtcgatattatttttatattttattgttcTTATACTGAGTAAATTAATTTGGTTAGGCTCGACCAAGCTCCAGCTTGTAGTGAACATATTTACCAAACCTAACGCATCCACAATTGTATGTCTCTCTCTAGTCCATCTCCATTTCATAATTTAGTCTTGGTTGAATTATTAGGAATATAGCAGCTATCTGGTTTGGTGAGATTACCCTTGCTACAAATTCTATGGCTAGtttaaatagttttaattataaacatGAGGAGAATATTCGGAGAAgttctgataccacttgttacgATCCAAGTACTTACCGTACACCAAATACAGCTACTTGTGAAGATGGCGCTTTTTATAAGCAGTTTTTGTAGTAGTCCGCAGTTAACGCTAATGTTTTGAGTTAGAGAGATACCGGACACCCGCACCCATCAAATatattactccttccgtcccatgaATAATATACATTAGGATTGGATACGGAGACCAGGAAAAAGTGTaataaatgagtaaagttagatagAATATGAGTAAAGtgtagggacccatttatttttaataatagatttgagatagtggaggaaagtagtgggtataatagtgtttttattattatagaatggagatagtggaagaatgtagtgggtggaatagtgttttatattgtaaaaagttgctattttaggaatgtatagaaatgataggACATCTAaaaaaaactgtatagaaatgaccgGAACGGAGGAGGGcttctatataattttacactttccTGACTCCCTGGAAAGTCAACAGCGTACAGAAAAATATAACAACAAAATCCATGGATTAAAAACAATGACTAAGAAATTTCCTTATAGTGCAGTTGAAACTGGAACCTCTACAAGTGGAGATGTTATGGTCTGAAAGAATAGTTGTTAAAACCTAAGCAACAAGCGCCAAATCACAACAAGGCTTTGTCCATACATTACAATACAGAATCTGGCAAACCAAACACCAAAACCACTCCCATTTTACCATTCACCTAGACCTCTATAATTACACAACCTTCCCTTCATTTcgcaaataaaattatttcattaTTCCTTGATTACATCTAATTGTTCTTGTTAACTAAGGATCAACAGATCAAATGGGTACAATCCTAAGAGGGATTCTATTCTCTTGTTTGCTTTTGTCTCTAATTCTATCATCCTCTGCTCAGAAATGTGCCAAGTATAGCTTTGCCAGCAACGAACTGTTCAAGGCCTGCAACGATCTCCCGTACCTAAAtgcctttcttcactggaaCTATGACCCTTCTTCAGGAAACTTTCAGATAGCCTACAGGCAGACGAAGATCACGTCTTCAAACTGGGCCGCATGGGCTATCAATTTAGATGGAAGTGGCATGCTTGGGGCACAAGCTCTCGTTGCTTATCAGAAATCGGATGGAACCATGAGGTTTTACACGTCTCCTGTGAATGACTACACGACGACATTGCAGGAGGGGGATTTGAAGTTTCCAGTCGCAGATTTTTCGGCTAGCTTTGCAAACAATGAGATCATCATTTTTGCCACTCTCAATATTCAAAATACTACCACTTTGAACCAAGTTTGGCAGATTGGTCCTGTTTCAGGTGATAAACCTGGAGGGCATGCCATATCAGGCGCAAATGTTCAATCCGCGGGGAGTCTTAATATACTCTCTGGTCAGCCTGGAACTACCACAGGGGGAGCTAGTTCTAAGACCAAGAAACGGAATGTAAGTCATTATTATCCTTTCCAATAAAATTCTTTCGCCAGAGTAATGCTACATCCACAAAATTAGGTACAaaattttgcacaaaatgaTGTTTTAATCTGTGCTATTAATGCATATACAGGGGCCCATCCCAATCAAAACTTAACAGATACTCATTTTGTGAATGATTTTGTACCAATTTTGTGGGCGAAGCATTTTCTTTAACTTATTAATCACTTTGAGTCTTCTTCTTTCAGATTCATGGTGTGCTAAATACGGTCAGTTGGGGTATTATGATGCCTATTGGCGCTCTAATAGCAAGATACGTGAAAGTATTCGAAGTAGCAGATCCTGCATGGTTTTACCTTCATGTTTCTTGCCAAACTGCAGCCTATTTAATTGGTTTGGTTGGCTGGGGAACTGGTCTACAACTAGGTAATCAGTCTCCTGGAATTCAGTACTCCTCCCACAGATACATTGGAATCACTCTTTTCGTGTTCGGAACACTCCAGGTACGCCAAGATCCTTAAACAGAACAAGAAAATGTCATTTGTACAGATTTTTGTCTTAATTCCAGTTGTTTTTGAACTAATGTTCATGTTTGGAATTTAGAGGTTTTGGACAAATTAGAGGTTTGATAACTAGAATCggctaatattagtgtttggtaaTTATCGAATTGCAACAGAGGTTTGAATCCAAAaatctaattttgaaaaagctacttgaGAACTTTTTTGGCTGAGAGGTTTTgatttgtgtcagaaaaaactaatcaatcaactatttatcaaacaattttacGAAAAAACTGCTGATTGAATCTGCTAGTCAGAATATCTACTTCaattagtcaaaacatctaattcaatccgctaacagctaaccgttaattcccaaacaggccaATATCTGAGCATGTTATCTTTCGAATTTCAGGTATTAGCTTTACTCATAAGGCCACAAAAGGATCACAAATACAGACTGTACTGGAATATTTACCACCATACTATAGGGTACATGGTCATTTTGTTGAGCATTATCAACATATTCAAGGGATTCGATATCTTGAACCCAGAAAAGAAATGGCAAAGAGGATATGTTGCAGTAATTGTGATTCTGTCGATCACTGCTGTGATACTGGAGGGTTCGACATGGTGCATTGTATTGAAAAGGAGAAAAGCAGCAAGTGCTGAGAAGACACCCAATGCAATGAACGAGCTCAGTGGATATGGTGCAAGGACTAATCATAGGGTGTAGTTCCAGTAGAGTGAAATTAATTAGATGGtggttattttatttattttgtcatAATATATCCTGTTTCTTGAATTTTTCTGTATGTAAAGTGATGGGATCTTTGGGGgagttttgaattataatatagttATATTTTGATTTCTATTTAAAACTCTATAGCTATGTTTGTTAATTTATGATTGATATCTGATAGTTAATTTATGGTTATGTGTTTCATATATTTTACATTATTGTTGTGGCTTTTTCATCCTACACTTTGTTGTGTCATGATCTGATGTGTTGCCTAACAATTTTTTGTTGTGTAGATTTTAACATTTGTATTATGTATTAAATTCATTTTATGAAGATGATGAGGAGTGTTTATTTTCTTGTTtcgattttaatgttttttcttATAATGTTTAACATCATATTATGTTTTAACTTCAGATTATCCGCCTACCAAATTCTTTCTTAATTATCAGCTTCCTTGATTACCCAAAGTCATGCCCTCAATTAACATTCCTCGTGAATGTAATCAATTCTTTTATATAGTTTGAATAGCATGTTAATTGGAAGTTTATAGTGTAGAGTCTCACTAGACAATTTTCTCTCCCATGATAAAGTTTTTTGAACAGCCAACACGGCATAAGGATTCTAGCTGGCGCAGATGACACTTTATACTTTCATGGTcctaaaattatcattataaatttatctATATGTTAAgacataattattaatataaaatgaagACCATTTTACTAAAAAAGGgactaaattttattattaaaaaaaaatattatccaacTTTCATGCATAAAATGTAAATGACTTTATGTAATTTGTCCAATTCATACTTTAACAACCCTTTTCTCTCTCGTTATATATTGGTTCTTTACCGTTACAGGCTAACAaatcttattaattttattatttacttcTAATAGTCTTGACAATCTTTTTCAAATACTTTAACAAAAATGATGTTggaaatcataattataaaattcCAATAATAAAATCTCAACGGTGCCAACACAAGATTTCA includes:
- the LOC108201670 gene encoding cytochrome b561 and DOMON domain-containing protein At5g47530 yields the protein MGTILRGILFSCLLLSLILSSSAQKCAKYSFASNELFKACNDLPYLNAFLHWNYDPSSGNFQIAYRQTKITSSNWAAWAINLDGSGMLGAQALVAYQKSDGTMRFYTSPVNDYTTTLQEGDLKFPVADFSASFANNEIIIFATLNIQNTTTLNQVWQIGPVSGDKPGGHAISGANVQSAGSLNILSGQPGTTTGGASSKTKKRNIHGVLNTVSWGIMMPIGALIARYVKVFEVADPAWFYLHVSCQTAAYLIGLVGWGTGLQLGNQSPGIQYSSHRYIGITLFVFGTLQVLALLIRPQKDHKYRLYWNIYHHTIGYMVILLSIINIFKGFDILNPEKKWQRGYVAVIVILSITAVILEGSTWCIVLKRRKAASAEKTPNAMNELSGYGARTNHRV